ATATATCTCTTTTTGAGATTACTAAAATGATCTGTAATTGCCAATTTCAGTTAGAATAGTTTAGTGTGTAATATTTAATAGTGCTCACGAATATATAAAAGTAAGAAAAGGAAAAGATGTAATGGACCCATCAATACTGGATTTTTTTTTGTAATAATTCAAGGAGGTTTTTATATGTAATGAAATTATGAGTACGACTTTGATTTGTAAAGAAAATTAAGAAAAACATGTCATTGGTTTATAAACACAATTAAATAAATAAATATATAAATAAAGAAGCAAGTATGTGATTAATTTATTTAATCCAGCAGTGAGCAACCAAACTTCAACTACGGCTAAGTTATGTAACAATTTGAATTTTTTTTTTTCCACAATTCATAAAACATAAGGAGAAGTGTGTGTGAATTGTAAATTATTTAAACAAAAATAAGTAATGAGGGATCTGACTGATGTATAATTAATTAGTAACTAGGAATTAGGAAAAATAAAATAAATTGATATACGAAATGATAGTTAAAAAGTTGCTTTCCACTTAAGTCCACATCTAAAAACTAGCTAAAAATTATACTTTTGTTTTATTTATACTTCCACTTTTTTTTTCTTTTCTTTTCTTTAATTGAAAAGAAGATGTGTGGAAACTAATTTCCCACAAAACTATATTGAAAAAATTCCGCAGTAAAAACTGGTAAAGTAAAATTAATTAAACTACTCATTTACCAAAGAGTTAAATATATGTGTTACCAAAAATAAAAGAGTTCAAATACTTAAATATATATTGCTGCCAACAACTATTTTCCAGTCTGGCACCCATTTCCACCTAAGTAAATACATAATATTTTTATAAGAAAAATAAATAAGACACGTGGCATAATACCATCTGGCTGATAAAGTCCCTTCACTTCTTCTTCCTCATATTACATACACACTCACACTACTCTCAACTCCCAAGCAAACGGAAGAAGAAACAAAGCGTGCCTCTCTCTCTCTCTTAATCATTCTCCTCCTCTCTCTATAAAAAAAATCAATACTCATGGATCCTTGGGATAAAACTAACTCATTAGACCACCACCACCACCGTCGCCAAGATCATCGCCATCCTTCGTTCTCCTCCACTCTCCTCGACCAAATCTACAACTCCATCGACTCCTCCTCTCCCTCCGACGTCTCCACGAGGAAGAAGCAAAACCGTGCAGTGGAGAAAATCGAGAAAATCCCCGTTAACCGCCGCGCAGTCGCCGGAGATTCAGTTAGATCAAGGAATCTCAAGACCGCTGAGCCAGTTTTCTTCAAGCATTCGAGCTCCTCCAGCTCCTCAGACTCAAGCGGACTCTCCTCTTCCTCTTCCGACTCCTTCTACAGGCGATCTCGTTCTCCGCCGGAGATTCCCCATCCGAAGCCGATTCGAACCACCGTCGAGAGACTCGAACGACCTAACGATAATAATAATAAAGTGAAATCGAAGGCGTTGAAGATGTATAGCGATTTGAAGAGAGCGAAACAGCCGATTTCTCCAGGCGGACGTCTCGCCACTTTCCTTAACTCTATTTTCACCGGAAACGCAAAGAAACCGAATAAAACCGCCACGTCATCATCCACCACTTGCTCCTCAGCTTCTTCCTTCTCCAGATCTTGCTTGAGTAAAACGCCGTCGTCTAGTGAAAAATTAAAACGGTCTGTGCGTTTCTGTCCTGTTAACGTCGTCCTCGACGAAGAAGACTCCAAGAAGCGTAGTGGCCACATTAACAACAACGAATTGTACGGAAACAACGAGCGTGAGAGCCGAGTCATGGAGGAGAATCGTCGCGTGATTGAAGCAGCCAAGGAACTTATCAGAACTTACCAGAAGAATAAAGACGTCGTTAACATCATCGGCAAAGAAGAAGAAGATGATGATGAAGACGACGATGACGATGGTGCGAGCTGCGCGAGCTCCGATCTGTTCGAATTGGATCATCTATCGGTGATTGGAATCGGTAGTTATCGAGAAGAGCTTCCCGTCTACGAGACGACTCGTTTTAACACGAACCGTATAGTCTCCAGATGATAACTATTCTCCAATTATGTATAACTAATTGCGTAGTTTCCTAATGTAGTAACTACTTACTGGTTTAAGGGTGGATTAATTGGTTTTGGATTATACAGTTGTCTGAGTGATGCTATTTGCATGCCGTGTTGTTTGATCGCGTTAAATTGCCACGCCGAACATTCTTATTTTTTGTTGAACAGGCCATTTTAGAAACCTAAAAAGTCAATTGTTAAATCCGTGAACATTTGGTAACTCGCTAAACGACGTCGTTTTAAAAACTGATTAAATATCAATGAAATAATGTTGTTTTACATCTTTAAACATTTAAATCATCTCCTCTTTCGCGAAACCTAAATTTTCTAATTCTCTAATCTTTCGATCTTCTAATCTCCAAAATCCAGAACCATTAATAATCCAAAGGATGGCTAGGACAATATGGTCACTTTGGATTTCGTCGTAGTGAAAGATCTTAATTGAAATTCTTAGAGAATCTACAAATGAACAACAAATCATGTCGGTGAAGAAGGTGATAGTGAAAATAATAGTGAAACTAATGAGAATGATAATGAAGCTGAGAATAATGATATTGGTGTCAAATAAATTTTTTTAAATAATATTTAAAATGATGTCGTTTAGCAAGCTAACAGACGTTTACGGTTTAATAGTTGACTTTCGAATGGCCAATCAACAAAAAAAATGAGAGTTAAAATAACTAACATTTAAAAGTTCAAATATTTTTTGGTTCAAACACCAATTTGGAGTTTTTTTGCTTTAATTTGAAAGCTCATGGTTTTATTTGCAGTTTTCTCGATGTAAAACTAAAATTTACTTGTAAGTTATGTATTACTAATACTTTAGCTTTATTAGCTCCTAATTGTTATTTGGATGTGTTAATGACAATTAAACGAAAATTAAGAGGCGCCTGCGACGAAGAACGTAGAATTTTTAAGTTGAGTTGAAAAAAAAAAGATGCAAAAGACGGTTTTTCTACTATTTGACATTTGTCACTAATTTAGATAGCAAAAGGAGGTTGAATTTTTTTTTCTTACTGTCACCTGATGGGATCCACTCATAAAATAAAATAAATATTATGGCTTTTAATGGTTTCTATTTTCAATATTTGGTACAAATAATTAACTACACCATTTATACATAGTTTTAGTGAATTACCAACCAATCAATAATGATGTCTTGTTATATAGATTTTGAATTGTGACATGTCTTCACCTATCTCACTACCAAAACTTCTAAGTTCTAAATAATACTAATGTATGTCAAAATAATATTATTAATTTTTCAAATTTAAACCATATCATTTAAACTTCACCAAACCTGTAGCACATGGGTTTTGTTCATTTCTGCAACTGCAACAGGCGATGAAGTATTATCCGTTTTGTCATCTCGCGATCTTAATTGTGATTTGTGACTAACTATTGTTCATTAACTTACGACCCTTGCGACCAGAGACCAACGACCAACGATACATAAACGATCATGGCCTTCCTCAATCTAGACTCCCTCCCTCTTAATGTAATTCACTTACCAATGTTTCTGTTGTTTTACTTTCATTGGAACTAGGACCGGACATTTTATCCGTTAAATTTGATTCGATTCGTTATTCGTTATTCGTTTCGATCCGAAAATTCTGGATATCCGTAAATTTTCGAATCAAAGCAAATACTAAAAATCAATATCCGTTGAAATCGAAGCAAATCACAAATATTAAAATTTTGGAAAACGAATATCCGATCCGATCCGGCAATATATAAATACATGGATATCTTGATTAAATTTAAAGTTTTAATGTATAAAATTATATAATTATTATTCTAACATATGATTTGATAAATTATATTCACATTATTACTTATATAAAAGTATTACGTAAAAAGAAGAGAACACATTCATGATAATTATAATTTTGTTTTAAGTTTTGTGTTATTATAATTGTTAACTAAGTTCAAAAAAAATTACAAAATATGTAGATTCACTACTTCTTTTAATTTTTTATCATATATATCATGCAAAAAAATATTTTACAAAACAAATTTTGTATCAAAATTTTAAGATTATTTGTATTAATCAAAACATATGAGATATCCGTAAGTTTTCGTAAATATCCGCAAATATCTATTTATTTTCTGGATATCAATTTTTTCGAATATCCGTATTTTTTTGAAGCAAAGCAAATAAAAAAAATTAGATATCTGTGATATACGAAGCAAATCACAAATACCTTCAAAAACCCGGATATTTGGAACTACTTTAAATTTAAAAATAGGTAAAAATATTTGACTTGATGATACTAAATACTAGTAATCATGACAAATAAGCCAATGGGACAAGAGTGAAAGAGACATGGTCTCAGCTGTCAAATGTCACAGACAAGAGTATCCAATAATTTGACTCTCTTTTACTGTTTTCTATTTATTTGATTTTAATTGACTTGAATTTAGTCCGAAGTGCGACTTTAAGCTTGAAATTGGAT
The DNA window shown above is from Brassica oleracea var. oleracea cultivar TO1000 chromosome C3, BOL, whole genome shotgun sequence and carries:
- the LOC106332341 gene encoding uncharacterized serine-rich protein C215.13-like codes for the protein MDPWDKTNSLDHHHHRRQDHRHPSFSSTLLDQIYNSIDSSSPSDVSTRKKQNRAVEKIEKIPVNRRAVAGDSVRSRNLKTAEPVFFKHSSSSSSSDSSGLSSSSSDSFYRRSRSPPEIPHPKPIRTTVERLERPNDNNNKVKSKALKMYSDLKRAKQPISPGGRLATFLNSIFTGNAKKPNKTATSSSTTCSSASSFSRSCLSKTPSSSEKLKRSVRFCPVNVVLDEEDSKKRSGHINNNELYGNNERESRVMEENRRVIEAAKELIRTYQKNKDVVNIIGKEEEDDDEDDDDDGASCASSDLFELDHLSVIGIGSYREELPVYETTRFNTNRIVSR